One Kallotenue papyrolyticum genomic window carries:
- a CDS encoding restriction endonuclease, with protein MVSQPPVMDEAQTSARSADGGGEQPAAPRRARTPLRQILHELRWRLILPVGLITGLLWTVLIGQALLTATPNTVLQLVAGLLPVTAGILLGRRIQQHVGWHAALLGLITTLAALLGLGGLALLVGPQPALVMLMMLAVLTLMPFPAFGMITSASGEARRRQLREELARRGGRLERPGKVRSLDDLRSLSLPQLGGYVSELFRRHDFKLHDYRFEKDRLDLRFTYEDEPWLVRVTTAEKVKPGLAVELSQRMKEEGVRKGVVITSMDFQESATRWAKDKPIVLIDGATLLSMDEKLA; from the coding sequence ATGGTATCGCAACCACCTGTGATGGACGAAGCCCAGACATCAGCTCGGTCGGCGGACGGCGGCGGAGAACAGCCCGCTGCGCCGCGCCGTGCGCGCACACCGCTGCGTCAGATTCTGCACGAGCTGCGCTGGCGGCTGATCCTGCCGGTCGGCCTGATCACCGGCCTGCTCTGGACTGTGTTGATTGGCCAGGCGCTGCTGACCGCAACGCCCAATACCGTGCTGCAACTGGTCGCCGGGCTGTTGCCGGTCACCGCCGGCATTCTGCTGGGGCGGCGCATCCAGCAGCACGTCGGCTGGCATGCGGCGCTGCTGGGACTGATCACCACGCTCGCCGCGCTGCTGGGGTTGGGCGGTCTGGCGCTGCTGGTCGGGCCGCAGCCCGCGCTGGTAATGCTGATGATGCTGGCGGTCCTGACGCTGATGCCCTTCCCGGCCTTCGGCATGATCACCTCGGCCTCGGGTGAGGCACGCCGCCGCCAGTTGCGTGAAGAGTTGGCGCGGCGCGGCGGACGGCTGGAACGTCCCGGCAAGGTGCGCTCGCTCGACGATCTGCGCAGTCTGTCGCTTCCCCAGTTGGGAGGCTACGTTTCGGAGTTGTTCCGCCGCCACGACTTCAAGCTGCACGACTACCGCTTCGAAAAGGATCGGTTGGACCTACGCTTCACCTACGAGGACGAGCCTTGGCTGGTGCGCGTCACTACCGCCGAGAAGGTCAAGCCCGGCCTGGCGGTAGAGCTGTCGCAGCGCATGAAAGAGGAGGGCGTGCGCAAGGGCGTGGTGATCACCTCGATGGATTTTCAGGAGAGCGCCACGCGCTGGGCCAAGGACAAGCCGATCGTGCTGATCGACGGCGCAACGTTGCTCTCGATGGACGAGAAGCTCGCCTGA